A single region of the Schistocerca serialis cubense isolate TAMUIC-IGC-003099 chromosome 7, iqSchSeri2.2, whole genome shotgun sequence genome encodes:
- the LOC126413128 gene encoding piggyBac transposable element-derived protein 3-like, translating to MGGVDHHDWLVGKYAAVIRGKKWYWVLFTRMLEMALVNAWLFYRLVHGKNALDLLDFRRTVTVTYLKLDTGRPNIGRPMEYPSSQFRVIPDIRFDGIGHMTKEARKEDV from the coding sequence atgggaggtgttgaccaccatgactggttagttggaaaatatgcggcggtaattagagggaaaaaatggtactgggtcctatttacacgtatgctggaaatggccctcgtaaatgcctggctcttctacagactagtacatgggaaaaatgcactggatttactggatttcagacgtactgttacagttacatacctgaaattggacactggaagaccgaatattggacGTCCCATGGAGTACCCATCAAGTCAGTTCAGAGTCataccagacatcaggtttgatggaattggtcatatgacaaaagaagcacgcaaagaagatgtgtaa